The Sebastes fasciatus isolate fSebFas1 chromosome 22, fSebFas1.pri, whole genome shotgun sequence genome includes the window tcacttttattttagtattaaaGGAACCATCTGTGATCCAACTGTAAGAAAAGGGGAAACCCAATCACTAAAATCCAAAGCAGGCTTGCAACCTGCTATTTCTCACAAACTAAGACTGTCACTTTATAAAAAGGTACCCATGCTTCCTGATGCCTTTTGAATAAAGTGTCTCTCATAAAAACTcataaaagaaataaagcacaaacaacaaacaaaaggaaATGCAATCCATATCAAACACTGGAATGCATACAAAATGCTTAAGCACAAACCATAAGAGAAATGCACTTctgaacaacaaacaaacaaatgtcaaaATAAGAAATGCGCAGCAAGACGTAGTACCACAAGTAACATCGGGGTGCTAGGGCGATGGACCTCTTTTTGACTTGGCAAAGATACTGATGCTCAAGGCTGATTGGCAGGCAGCAGGAAGAAACAAGACCAAGAGCGAAAAGACATGCATGGATGTCCCAAGAGGGCAGTAAGAGGTAAATAAGTTAAAGGACTAATGTTTAAATTAACATATAAGATCTGTTGGCTACAATCTGTTTGCTCAAAATAGCTAGCTAAGTAAAGCTAAAATAAAGTAGTACTGTTGGTAGATAATGCTAACTTGCTATCACTTCACAAATAAATTACTAGCAGCAGTTAATGTAATGCTACTCTACCTGTCTGTAAAGTTTGAGTTACGGTGGTGTTTAGATAAACATTGTTTCTtacttcttttttcttcttcacctcTTTCTGCCGTCCTGGATAGTCTGTGCATGTCACGATCTTCGGTCTTGGTCTTTCTCCCTGCTGCCTGCCAATGCCCGTGATGGGGAAGCTTTCTATTGTTGCTGGTGCTCAGTTGAAACAAGTCCACTTTTTCTCCTCCCCCATGTTTACTCTCTTGTTACACATTTCTCTTGTGCTTTTGGTATTTGCAGCTTTCCTTGATTTGGAATGGGTCACTATTAATGTTTGTGCTTCTTCCTCTTGTATGTGTTTCGGTATTTGCAGTATTTCTGAACACATTTCCTTCGCCATGTAAGCAATGTTTGTAATAATTCAAGTGAAATGGGCTTGGATTTTTAATTATTGACTAAGAAATGAACAAAATGCTCCCTTTTAATAGAAATGTATACGTTTGTTCATATACCTGGTACAACTAACATCTATACCATTATTGTATTAATCAGCTCATCAGTTTCAATAAGTTTTAAATTTGTAATGTGTAAATATACTccaataaagttttttttttttttacccctaaACTACTGTTTAAGCCGTGTCGGTGAAGTTCATGCTGTCAGTACTGCATGTTTTCATGACTGTCAAGAGTAACTCAGCATATGACTAATCTTATGTTAATGTCCTCTCCTCAGGCGTTTCCAGAGGAGTTGGTTTCATTCGTTTTGATCGGCGAGTTGAGGCTGAGGAGGCCATCAAGGGTCTTAACTGTCAGAAGCCACCAGGTGCCACCGAACCCATTACGGTCAAGTTTGCGAACAACCCGAGCCAGAAGACCAGCCAGGCACTGCTGTCCCAGCTGTATCAGTCACCCAATCGAAGGTACCCAGGACCCCTCGCACAGCAGGCACAACGCTTCAGGTAAAAGGGGcacatcaaaaaataaataaatctgattagAGCCAAGCCTATTTAATACTGCTAGTGATTTTGAGTCTGTTGACCCTCTGAGGCTATTTGAAATTAGCATTTAAATTGTCTCACAGCAGTACTTTTAGAAATATTCTGTGATGGAGCTCAATACTCTGGACAGAATAATTCCTCCCCATATTCACATTTTCAACTTTGCTGTGTTCCTCCTGTTGCAGAAGTAGGCCTGTGACACAATTGGGTTTGAGCAGATTTCgacaaaatatgaaaatgagatGAGCAATACTCTGGTGGAAAAATCAATAGGTGGTCTGAAAGTTTTGCCCAGTTAGTGGccataaatgtgaaaatgaatcCATAAATGAATTTGCTTTTCAGTCCACTGAATGACCTCAATGCTTCTGCATGCAAAAAATATGTGGGAATTGAATATTGTGAAGTTATATGCTGTGAAAGCTGCAGTTTTTCCAGCATAACATGCACTTTCTATATGAACAAAATGTCTCCCCGTTGGCTCTATTGTGTAGGCTGAATATTGATAAACGAGTTCAGTCAACAGGTTAATAAGAACATGATGATTCACTTGAGTGGAACAACTGACTTTATTATGATATCAGACATATTACTCATCTCTGTCATCCTGTCAAAATGCATCATCAACCTCATAAAAAGCTTTCTTTATATTgacaataatgtgtgtgttgatCTTTTTTTAGGTTGGACAATCTGCTGAACATGGCCTATGGAGTGAAAAGGTAAATTGATTGTCTCTTTTAGATCTCATAGTCTGCTTtaattgatcctgagggaaattcagaCCTAACATGATAGTTGATGGGatgccttttttttcccttatgtttatttttccctGCATGAGCTCTTGGCAACATTGCGTAGGTAGTTAACACTGCATAAGGTAGCACTGATTCAATATGAGATTGTTGATCAAAGAAAAATgcttttgtgtgcatgcattagTGCTCCCCTctacaaacaaatatatacataatccAGTCGGTGTGAGTGAATCAGGCTGTTTGTCTCAACAGCAAGTGATAATGTAAATATTTAGCATGTGTGCAAGATGCACAAAGGTAGACTTGTGTATGTTACGAATAGGGAAGGGACGACCACAGTTGCACATGCTCATAGGCAGACACTAGGGATGGGTGTCACTAGAGACTACCTGCTCCCCTCCCCCGGGACACTCACTTTCCCTCTGCCACAGTACAGTAGAGCTGGATTCCTGGGGATGGCACTGATTTGGGTGATGTAAATGGGTCAACACACTTTCAGTTTAAGTATAAATCATGTGAAAGTGGTTTCTCAGCGTTATATGTTAAGTTATGCTTGTGCAGCATAGGTGCTTTTTTCCTACACTGAGCCCATTGTAACTGCTTGACCTAATATGCACAGGGAGAACAACAAGGCCCCAGTGGCATTCAAGCCCAGGATCTTCTGAATAGGAGGTGGCACTCTTAAGCACTGAGCCACCATATAGTAGATAGGTAACTGAGTCTGCAGTTCAAATTTATTCAGCTGCAGAGTCTGGACTGTGCTGCTGAACAAAGACTTTGTAAATTACCTCAAGCATACCTGCTTACATAAGATAATACTGTTTGTGATTAGTGGCCATGATGATGGCCTTCTGTCATATTGGCCAGACTCTGCAACATACACTTTATTTCCTTATGTACAGTTCTGTAAATTAAATGTGAGCCAGTTCAATCATTTGCACTTTAAACTTAATTTTGACTGGTAATTATTTGATGCGCCTCTCTAAAATGAGGTTATCGACTGTATAGGATGAGGTCAGTGACGCTGATGCAGTGAAGTGCTTTATTCTTGACATAATGTCACAACATCTCTAGATTAAAGTCTACACTGCTTGTCTACATAACAAAGGACAGAATTTTACAATGTGTTACTTGCTATTGCACAAAAttgcatacttgtattctgAGCTCCATACTCTTACCTTGATCTATTATAGACAGCCCTGTCCTGTTTTAAACTTTGTTGCGTCAGACGTCTTTCAGGATTCGCCAGGATACCGGTTTGTCTAAGTTCAGTTTTATAAGAATGCCTTCCTCAAGTATGATTGAAGTCCAATCCCCTGAAAGCTCAAAGGCCCATCACTGGCGACAATAGACTTGCGATTTCTCTTCTGCCCTGCTCGTTGGCTGACGTCTTCGTTGCCAAATCTCTCTGCGTGTCCTTGATGCTGGGAGCACACCTGTCATGGTGGATGTTCCCTGAGAGGCCAACTGGAGCAGCTAATCTTATGTGACACCTGCTGCAATAATTCATAGGCTTTCCATGCACTTTGAATTTTGTTTCTTCAAACTGCAAAACCACATTTACCAAAAGCCAGGGCTTTTGCGTGCCTTTTCATTCCAGTCATGGCACAAGCTCCAACTTTAATATGGTACTGATTTACCATTacaatttgcttgttttttgtttttgagtaaATAACTCTGTGGTCCTGTCTCTGTAGGCGCATGGTGAGCTCAAAAAGCAGCTACAATTTCTGAGAAGTGTGTTATGCTGGCTTTATAATCTCCAACTCTAATATGAGATAACAGTCTGTGCATGCATGTTGACCTGTCTGTGTGCTGCACCTTTTGCTGCTCAGTCAGAATGACAGCTcagctttttccttttttacgGAGCCGACTTTTTATCCAGCTGAAGAATATTTACTTATGAAAGAATAACCTGAACAACTAATGATTTATGAAAACACGGTTTCTGAAATGAAAGGAGGGTGTAAACACTGCTCAGAATGAAGCATGGCTACTGCTGATCTCTGCAGAGACTTGTCAGATTCTGTTAGGCTCATTGGCCCAATCTCTTGTCTTCTCAAAAAGCCCATTTTGTCCTCATTTTGGCTCTTGCCTTGAACCATGTTACTTTGTCTTTTACAGCAGGTTCTCCCCCATGGCCATTGACGGGGTGACCAGCTTGGCTGGCATCAACATCCCGGGGCACGCAGGCACTGGCTGGTGTATCTTCGTCTACAACCTGGCTCCAGATGCAGATGAGAGCATCCTTTGGCAGATGTTTGGGCCGTTTGGTGCCGTCACAAACGTCAAGGTTATTCGCGACTTCAACACAAACAAGTGCAAAGGATTTGGTTTTGTCACCATGACTAACTACGACGAGGCAGCCGTGGCCATCGCCAGCTTGAATGGATACCGCCTCGGGGACAGAGTACTGCAAGTCTCGTTCAAaaccaacaaaacacacaaagccTAATACCCACTGAGATTGTTTCTAGAAAActcagcagaaaatggaaacagAAAATGGAAGCGCATTGACCGTAACTTTCTACATTAGTAAAAACAGCTTTGTAAATCGGtgttacgaagaaaaacaaaatttagcgtccaacaatgtgattttttttttcttcttttcattgCTACGCTTTGAATCTTCTCAATATActttaaaacaggaaaaaaaatactgcaggtTTTAATGCCTGTGATGTTGAATCGCTGTCTTTACAGATGGACCATTTAAAACGTTACTATaggttttgtcattttgttgcACATCTGCTTTGAAACAGTAAGTCTTGTAAGGTTATGTGTAGTGATTTTctttgtatttctctgtgtcCTGATTTGCCTTAGGTGCGTTATGCCTTCAGTGGTTAGCAAGTACTTATTTTGAACTATTTGCGGTTTTGTTGATTTTGTAAGTATTCCGTTCATTGTAATATGAGTTGGTTATTGGTTGGCTGCATAATGTTGCTTATTGTAAACTTAACggataaaagacaaaaaaaaaattcttaaagCAGTACCTTGCCAAAGAGCTAAGAACCTCTTTGATGTGGGTTTAAAAAGcatctatttttataaaaagaaaaatttgGAGAAACTTTTTACTGGACCTGGAACAAAATATTTTGACTTGgatactttgaaaaatatcttcATATGACACCTTGTGAGCTTTTGAACTTTACAGGAAAGTTTGCAGTGGTTGAAATTTCTGGCGAGATTTATGATGTAAAAGATACCTTTTGAGATCTTTGTATTATCTTTAGATTATAGAATCAATGGCAGTGCTGGTTTCATTTGTAAAATCATCTGTGGGTCCCCCCGTCATCCTGGTTGTTACACTACTAGCAACTCGCTTTCCGATTTGATTTGGAAACGGACAAAAATACAAAGGTTTATTCGCAAAAAGTGCATGCAAAATTATAACGTGGAGAAATCTTAAAAGGTAAATGGGGGATAAAATCAGTTCTTCCTAAAGGATTCTCTTCAGACGAAGCTCATGGTGTTTTGTGGTGTACCTACGATATATCATTAGACTGATTTTGTCTTAATATCGACCAATAACGGTCTTTACATACTTTGTATGAAAGATTGAGGACAAGCCAATGAAGGCAGCAGCTTAAGAAAAACTAGTCTGAAGAATAGAACGGATTATTCCTGAGCTTTGAGCTATGTAAATAAGTCCTTTTTTATGTTGAGTATTTGGCAGACTTCTTTTGGTTCTAGTTTGGACTTCATCGGAAAGTGTGATATTCTATATatcgtttttctttttatggAGTATGTAAGGTATTTTCATTTTGGATATTAACCTTTAAATTTCAGTTTCCCTTCAGTTGAACTACTTGATTTGTTGTCCCATGGACTAGCATTACAGTGCATCAAATTTGTTGGTTGTTTGGTCTGTAGATAGTCTTGCTTCGTAAAAAAAGGTATTAAGAAACTAtagacatgtttttgttttttatatataaacattatagatatatatttatgtggTAAAGAATGGATATAAAACCACAGTTTTGAactatttgattattttttgttttttttcatactcaTATATATACGTAATGCATATAACCTGTCTTTAAAATCGTAAAAAGGTGTATATTGCTTTATTCACTTTGGGGGAAGGTCAGTGAAGCAGTTCCATTAACGATAGCAAAATTGGTTGCAAGAGTTTGTCAAACAACATCTCAGTAATCTAGAACAAACAAACGGAGGCTAGTCGAGCCTTAGATGCACTTAATACTGCACCTGCATCCTGCTTGGTATTTAAACCAATTACTAGTCATGCTTCCCCTTAAATGAGCAGTGTGCTATGCATTATATAATTATCTTTGCAACTGCTTTTTCTTGTTTATCTATTCCTTCTTTGTGTTACTTGTAAAAGTTAAATTTAAGTCTAGCTGAGTTGTGAAAACTTGCTGCTGTGGGGTCGAGACTAAATTTTTCATGCCTAACCTGTCATTGTTgaaaatattccttttttctttttgtaactTCTTCATGATGATTTGGTCTTGACAAATTGTGCTGATGGTCCGGCATGAAAAATTGTTCCCTCCCACCCCTCTTATCTCAATTCTTAATATAAGAATGATTATTTATTTGAAGTTGTATAGTCTGACTTGGTTCACAGCGTTTTTTGGAATAGAATATCTTTTGTTGAGTATTTAAAAGGATGTACATGTTATTTACTTTGTGTTTGGATACTTTGGATTTTTTCCATGTTCAGTACATCAATAAATAAGTTGAAGGGCAATGCAGATTTGTGAATGGATCCCATCATTACTCATAAAATGGTTTTGCCAATTTATCATCTAAAATTGTTCGCAATTCAGATATTTCTCACCATTCTGTCTTGTTTAATTGAAATTAACTTTACACCGATGTTAATTTAAGCAGAAATCACACccattatcattttatttaattaatctaATTGCTTTGCTCTCAAAAGAAAATCACTCTCCTCCACTGGAGTCTTGTTGTCCACTTGACCCCCTGTAAAACCATAAATTGTCATGTTTACACTTGTTTTTTTAGGGTTAAAACAAAAGTGGTATAACATTTTCCtgagtgagctttagaggtgctggtaagcAGTGTTTTTCCCATTTAGTGAGAGCTGTCTCCCATTGCTATTCCTCTTTATGCTGAGCTTTACTGTTTGGTAGACAcgaggtatcaatcttctctaACTTTTGGAAATCAAGTGAATAAGtctatttcacaaaatgtcaaactattcctttaatttatcctgatttaaATGCTAAATTATGCTGTACTGACTTTCCTTCTAGACAGTGCAATACCTATCATTCATAATAgtgactttcttttttctttgtgaattaTTGACATCTCATACTTTTTGTTTTAACATGTTTAGAACCAGCCAGCCCTGTAAACACAAAAGCCTGTCcctgagtgagtgatgaagttacaccatTTCCCGGTCGAGTTGgtgtttccccacatgaataaGCGTGGCAGTGTTTCCGCTGGTAATGTCTTTGCCTTCGCTATCAATCATCTGAGCCACTTCCTCAATAAAGCCCAGAAAGCTGCATTGAACATTTTAGGAGGAGCTCTAAAATATTGCAagttctgtatatatttatattttcctgtatgtgtgtttcaACCCTATATTTGTAGGTTATGACACAGTTTGATAATGCAGTGTGTGCatagcgagtgtgtgtgtgtgtgtgtgtgtgcggtcgAGCGATAGAAGCGACAGTGGATGAAGTCAGACCAGACAGGTGTCGGCGATCGGAGCAGAGAAGAAATTAACAGTAAAGTTGTCGAGTGGAAGTAAGGGTTTGAGTTTGTCTATGAATAAATTCTGCAACTTCTGGCATGTTCTTAATGTCATGGGATGTAACCTCGGTCTTGTTGGTTTAACAAAGTAACGCAAACCATTGCCCGTCTACTGTGCGTTGCCATTTGACTGAAATAGGACCCTAACGCTGTAGATCCAGAACAACAAAGTTGAAAATAGCAAGATTATAATGTTGAATTGTTTAAATTCAAGCAGTCCTCAATTATTTTGTATCTTAACCAGGTCATGTGATATGCACTTTCAGTTCACTTTAAGAACAAACATTACTGGGGCCTCTACAGAAAATAGCAGATCAGAACATTTAATATCCAGGAATTCACATTATAGACACAACTGAAAATCAGTTAAACAATTTGGCTACAATTTAGCACACTGGCCGCACACGGTCCACCCTTTGACCTGGGCTGTTTTCGGAACctcctactacatactactgacagTATACAGTGCATACTGCACactgtgttcctcagtagtatgcagtatgaaacagttaaagcGTTTTGatttgcagtatgctagaccaAGCTTCAGCCTTTAAacaagctcttaaagcactggacttTATATGATACTGCATGGTTCAGCTCCACCACCAACAATTTATTGTCTCATGGCGAAAAAAGACAAACACGATCCTCAACGAGGGGagacagtaaatataaaacattactcaacaaaatgtactcaaactgctttttcagttacagaaacaaaatagTGGAATGATTTCCCTACAAATATTACAGTAATGTCAAAAaaggtcatgttgtctcagcaggtatctctctctttccctcgccgctgactgctgctctgtagccggtctgtgagcgtcactggccggctctccagcaaGCTACACCCGCGGGCGATtatggagcttttcaactccaaaacaGCAGATGACCACAGCTTCCCGTTAATTTGATAATGtagatttgtgttgttaaaaagcctcttgagtgagctccagccagctcatagcggtctgtgaaTGTGAATGGCCAGCTGGCTGGTAGCGACTCCCGGCAGGTGCTAGCTAGCTGTCActgcagtttgtggagcttttcaactccgaAAACGTCGGCGAAAATGGTCAATTCGTcatctaatatcgtaaaactgccaatattcaaaatctacacggttgatttcttgcctcaaaagtgaatttagtgaaGAAATGGCTACGAAAAATGTGAAACACGTGCCGTTTttggctgttgttgttgtaaccaTAGCCTGTACCGTTCCaacgctttgcattgtgggattcaGTATACAAGGTAGACTGGTCTGacgcatactggagattttgctcgGACACTACAAGCTACATTTTGGTCAAATCGGTACGTACTAT containing:
- the elavl2 gene encoding ELAV-like protein 2 isoform X2; protein product: MAVRLCDVASLLRSGSWAPEPWTGQVIAAMETQLSNGPTCNNTSNGPSTISNNCSSPVESGSIEDSKTNLIVNYLPQNMTQEELKSLFGSIGEIESCKLVRDKITGQSLGYGFVNYVDPKDAEKAINTLNGLRLQTKTIKVSYARPSSASIRDANLYVSGLPKTMTQKELEQLFSQYGRIITSRILVDQVTGVSRGVGFIRFDRRVEAEEAIKGLNCQKPPGATEPITVKFANNPSQKTSQALLSQLYQSPNRRYPGPLAQQAQRFRLDNLLNMAYGVKSRFSPMAIDGVTSLAGINIPGHAGTGWCIFVYNLAPDADESILWQMFGPFGAVTNVKVIRDFNTNKCKGFGFVTMTNYDEAAVAIASLNGYRLGDRVLQVSFKTNKTHKA
- the elavl2 gene encoding ELAV-like protein 2 isoform X3, which translates into the protein MAVRLCDVASLLRSGSWAPEPWTGVIAAMETQLSNGPTCNNTSNGPSTISNNCSSPVESGSIEDSKTNLIVNYLPQNMTQEELKSLFGSIGEIESCKLVRDKITGQSLGYGFVNYVDPKDAEKAINTLNGLRLQTKTIKVSYARPSSASIRDANLYVSGLPKTMTQKELEQLFSQYGRIITSRILVDQVTGVSRGVGFIRFDRRVEAEEAIKGLNCQKPPGATEPITVKFANNPSQKTSQALLSQLYQSPNRRYPGPLAQQAQRFRLDNLLNMAYGVKSRFSPMAIDGVTSLAGINIPGHAGTGWCIFVYNLAPDADESILWQMFGPFGAVTNVKVIRDFNTNKCKGFGFVTMTNYDEAAVAIASLNGYRLGDRVLQVSFKTNKTHKA